A single genomic interval of Herpetosiphonaceae bacterium harbors:
- a CDS encoding winged helix-turn-helix domain-containing protein: MQRPKLTSDRAETIINTLRDNPGVTMTLSEISDETGLPADELAAHLEELLSHGLILNEKTGDGLDTYRFPDEYQRGSTP; encoded by the coding sequence ATGCAGAGGCCGAAGCTCACATCCGATCGCGCTGAAACGATTATCAATACGCTGCGTGATAATCCTGGCGTCACGATGACGCTGAGCGAAATCTCTGACGAAACCGGGCTGCCCGCCGACGAGCTGGCGGCGCATCTCGAAGAGCTGCTGTCGCACGGCCTGATCTTGAACGAGAAGACCGGCGATGGCCTGGATACCTATCGCTTCCCCGACGAGTACCAGCGCGGCAGCACCCCGTAA
- a CDS encoding GAF domain-containing protein produces the protein MARRAYPLVPIMPAPASLADPPQPMLSPATADAVAALRESEERLRLALASADMGTWHWDARTNQDTRDASLNRILGLAAEESSQPLEDFIERIVPDDRALVVAAIERALQQHTDYDAEFRIMRPDGTIRWLRDRGKLICHPDGSPAYMTGAVIDVTSRKQAENAHQFLTEASVLLSGSLDYTTTLHTVAHLIVPRLADWCIIDMLADDGSIQTLVVAHSDPARESIGWDMVRRYPINPEAPGGTAYVLRTGQPELVPEISDSFLEAVAADAEHLRLLRTLGITSSICVPLIARGRTLGTIALVTAESRRRFDVDDVPLVEDLARRAALAVDNARLHQETQQHARRSQALAMASHLFAEANLDLQEVLDRFTRVVAELIGDFCSLRLIADDGPWLVTMGVYHPDPAARPLVEAVNALPYRVDEGFMGQVIQSGQTLRIPELSPEEVRAMIKPVLWPYLEQVGLYSVLMAPLRVRGQIIGAVGATRSTPGRPYTADDEVFLQDLADRAALAIDHARLYAAERRAKEQAERAVDRTTRLQQITAALSASRSPDQVAQVVLHQGIAALGAYAGMIMLRTTDGAAYELLDATGYASELWEAWEYLPIDAPLPLADAGRTGQPIWIPSRAVYAECYPHLMTMLTDRTAALAAIPLETDANPIGVLGLSFASDQSFTADDQTFMLALAHQCAQAIERARLYEAEQQARSEAEAAVRVRDQFLSIAAHELKTPLTVLLGNVQLIQRRSMETGTFGERDHRALALIETQVLRLNGLINALLDISRIQSGQLSIQPVPLDLGALAERVVAEVQPTLGPQHALSCEREAEPLLVNGDAVRLEQVLHNLIANAIKYSPHGGQVSVRVERCNDKVCLLVRDEGIGIPKSALPHLFQRFFRAANADLHHITGLGVGLYVVKKIVSLHGGSVTVTSTEGGGSVFTVALPSRWIAPPPIF, from the coding sequence ATGGCACGTCGCGCATACCCGCTCGTTCCGATCATGCCCGCTCCCGCATCGCTAGCCGATCCTCCACAGCCTATGCTGTCGCCCGCTACGGCAGACGCGGTCGCTGCGCTGCGCGAGAGCGAGGAGCGTCTGCGCCTGGCGCTGGCCTCCGCCGATATGGGCACCTGGCACTGGGATGCTCGCACCAACCAGGATACGCGCGATGCCAGCCTCAATCGTATCCTGGGTCTGGCCGCCGAGGAGTCGTCGCAACCGCTGGAAGATTTCATCGAGCGGATCGTGCCCGACGATCGTGCGCTGGTCGTCGCGGCGATCGAGCGCGCGCTTCAGCAGCACACCGATTACGATGCCGAGTTTCGGATCATGCGCCCCGACGGCACGATCCGCTGGCTGCGTGATCGCGGCAAGCTGATCTGCCATCCCGACGGCAGCCCGGCGTATATGACCGGCGCGGTGATCGATGTCACCTCCCGCAAACAGGCCGAGAACGCTCATCAATTTTTGACCGAGGCCAGCGTTCTGCTCTCTGGCTCGCTGGACTATACCACGACGCTGCATACCGTCGCCCATTTGATTGTGCCGCGACTCGCCGATTGGTGCATCATCGATATGCTGGCCGACGACGGATCGATCCAGACGCTCGTCGTGGCGCACTCCGACCCGGCCAGGGAGTCGATCGGCTGGGACATGGTGCGGCGCTACCCGATCAACCCGGAGGCGCCAGGCGGCACGGCGTATGTGCTGCGTACCGGCCAGCCGGAGCTGGTGCCGGAGATCTCCGATTCGTTTCTGGAAGCCGTCGCCGCCGATGCCGAGCATCTGCGCCTGCTGCGCACGCTGGGCATCACCTCGTCAATCTGCGTGCCGCTGATCGCACGGGGGCGCACGCTGGGCACCATCGCGCTGGTGACAGCCGAGTCGCGTCGTCGCTTTGATGTCGACGATGTGCCGCTGGTAGAAGATCTGGCGCGGCGCGCGGCGCTGGCGGTGGATAACGCCCGCCTGCATCAGGAGACGCAGCAGCACGCGCGGCGCTCCCAGGCGCTGGCGATGGCCTCGCACCTCTTTGCCGAGGCGAACCTGGATCTTCAGGAGGTGCTGGATCGGTTTACGCGCGTTGTGGCCGAGCTGATCGGCGATTTCTGTTCGCTCCGGCTGATAGCCGACGATGGGCCGTGGCTGGTGACGATGGGAGTGTACCATCCCGATCCCGCAGCGAGGCCGCTGGTCGAGGCGGTGAATGCGCTGCCGTATCGGGTGGACGAAGGCTTTATGGGCCAGGTGATCCAGAGCGGGCAGACGCTGCGCATCCCTGAGCTTTCGCCGGAGGAGGTGCGCGCCATGATCAAGCCGGTGCTCTGGCCCTACCTGGAGCAGGTTGGCCTGTACAGCGTGCTGATGGCTCCGCTACGGGTGCGCGGCCAGATCATCGGCGCGGTCGGCGCGACGCGCAGCACGCCCGGACGGCCCTACACGGCGGACGACGAGGTCTTTCTGCAAGATCTGGCCGACCGCGCGGCGCTGGCGATCGACCACGCGCGGCTCTACGCGGCGGAGCGGCGGGCCAAGGAGCAGGCCGAGCGCGCGGTGGATCGGACCACCCGGCTGCAACAGATCACCGCCGCCCTATCGGCCTCGCGCTCGCCCGATCAGGTAGCCCAGGTGGTGCTGCACCAAGGCATCGCGGCGCTGGGCGCGTACGCCGGGATGATCATGCTGCGCACCACGGACGGCGCGGCCTATGAGCTGCTCGACGCGACCGGCTATGCCTCGGAGCTGTGGGAGGCGTGGGAATACCTGCCGATCGACGCGCCGCTGCCGCTGGCTGACGCCGGACGAACCGGGCAGCCGATCTGGATTCCTTCACGAGCGGTCTATGCCGAGTGCTATCCGCATCTGATGACGATGTTGACCGATCGCACAGCGGCGCTGGCGGCGATTCCGCTTGAAACCGACGCCAATCCAATCGGGGTGCTCGGCCTGAGCTTTGCATCCGACCAGTCGTTTACCGCCGACGATCAGACCTTTATGCTGGCGCTGGCCCATCAGTGCGCCCAGGCGATCGAGCGCGCGCGGCTGTACGAGGCGGAGCAGCAGGCTCGCTCCGAGGCCGAGGCAGCCGTGCGCGTGCGCGACCAATTCCTGTCGATCGCGGCGCACGAGCTGAAAACGCCGCTGACGGTGCTGCTGGGCAACGTGCAACTGATCCAGCGGCGCTCCATGGAGACGGGAACCTTCGGCGAGCGCGATCACCGGGCGCTGGCGCTGATCGAGACGCAGGTATTGCGGCTCAACGGGCTGATCAATGCGCTGCTTGACATCTCGCGGATTCAGTCGGGGCAGCTCAGCATCCAGCCGGTGCCGCTCGATCTGGGCGCCTTGGCCGAGCGGGTAGTTGCCGAAGTGCAGCCGACGCTCGGCCCGCAGCATGCGCTGAGCTGCGAGCGTGAGGCCGAGCCGCTGCTGGTGAACGGCGACGCGGTGCGGCTGGAACAGGTGCTCCACAACTTAATCGCCAACGCGATCAAGTATAGTCCGCATGGCGGCCAGGTGTCTGTGCGCGTGGAGCGGTGCAACGACAAAGTTTGCCTGCTCGTCCGCGACGAGGGCATCGGCATCCCCAAGAGCGCGCTGCCGCATCTCTTTCAGCGCTTCTTTCGCGCCGCCAACGCCGATCTGCACCACATTACCGGCCTGGGCGTCGGGCTGTACGTCGTGAAAAAGATCGTGTCGCTGCATGGCGGCAGCGTGACGGTGACGAGCACCGAGGGCGGCGGCAGCGTCTTTACGGTGGCGCTGCCGAGCCGCTGGATCGCCCCGCCGCCAATCTTCTAG
- a CDS encoding MFS transporter: protein MATTSQARVRYPALRHRNFTLIWSGLLVSNMGTWMQNVAQSWLIYKLTGNNPLYLGFLGLSFAIPMVVVPPIGGAVADRVDRIKLLYITQTASLLLAALLAVLTWTDAIRPMHILLTTFAGALLLAFDNPTRQALIPELVPRKDLLNALSLNSATYTGAALVGPALAGLLLDSIGAGWLFMINAISFTAVLRALWSMRDLPPRHHSRRSVWDALFGGFVYAARHQTTLFLLLLSALAALFARSYQQLLPVFADDVWRTGAGGYGTLLSAGGAGALIGAFAMSSLPNIQRHGRVLVLSGLLFCVALSAFALSPWFWVGVALLIVVGISSTVFTTMIATMIQLRVPGELRGRVISLYAITLIGLPSLGSLGVARAAQALSMPRSAVSRWLLSLLDTLGVSGMTERLGMSAGAPRAIVAGALVLLLTLLLTLPLFFPLRASSDPPA, encoded by the coding sequence GTGGCAACGACATCACAGGCGCGGGTTCGCTACCCGGCGCTACGCCATCGCAATTTTACGCTGATCTGGAGCGGGCTGCTGGTTTCCAACATGGGCACCTGGATGCAGAACGTCGCGCAGAGCTGGCTGATCTATAAGCTGACCGGCAACAATCCGCTCTACCTGGGCTTTCTGGGCCTCAGCTTCGCTATCCCGATGGTCGTCGTGCCGCCGATCGGCGGCGCGGTCGCCGATCGGGTCGATCGGATCAAGCTGCTGTACATCACGCAGACCGCCTCGCTGCTGCTGGCGGCGCTGCTGGCGGTTCTGACCTGGACCGACGCGATCCGTCCGATGCATATCCTGCTGACGACCTTCGCCGGAGCGCTGCTGCTGGCCTTCGATAATCCGACGCGCCAGGCGCTGATTCCAGAGCTGGTGCCGCGCAAAGACCTGCTCAATGCGCTCTCGCTCAACTCGGCGACCTACACCGGCGCGGCGCTGGTCGGCCCTGCGCTGGCGGGATTGTTGCTCGACAGTATTGGCGCGGGCTGGCTGTTTATGATCAACGCGATCAGCTTTACCGCAGTGCTGCGCGCGCTGTGGTCGATGCGCGACCTGCCGCCACGGCACCACAGCCGCCGCTCGGTGTGGGATGCCCTGTTTGGCGGCTTCGTGTACGCCGCGCGGCACCAGACGACGTTGTTTCTGCTGCTGCTCTCGGCGCTGGCCGCGCTCTTTGCCCGCTCGTACCAGCAACTCCTGCCGGTCTTCGCCGATGACGTATGGCGCACCGGCGCGGGCGGCTACGGCACGCTGCTCTCGGCGGGCGGCGCGGGCGCGCTGATCGGCGCGTTCGCGATGTCGTCGCTGCCCAACATCCAGCGCCACGGTCGCGTGCTGGTGCTGAGCGGCCTGCTCTTCTGTGTCGCGCTGAGCGCCTTTGCTCTGAGTCCCTGGTTCTGGGTCGGCGTGGCGCTGCTGATCGTCGTCGGCATCAGCTCCACGGTCTTCACCACGATGATCGCGACGATGATCCAGCTCCGTGTGCCGGGCGAGCTGCGGGGCCGCGTGATCAGCCTGTACGCGATCACGCTGATCGGGCTGCCGTCCCTCGGCTCGCTGGGCGTTGCCAGAGCGGCGCAGGCGCTCAGCATGCCGCGCTCCGCCGTAAGCCGCTGGCTGCTCTCGCTGCTCGATACGCTGGGCGTCTCCGGCATGACCGAGCGGCTGGGCATGAGCGCGGGCGCTCCCCGCGCGATCGTCGCGGGCGCGCTCGTGCTGCTGCTGACGCTGCTGCTGACGCTGCCGCTCTTCTTTCCTCTGCGCGCGTCGAGCGACCCGCCTGCTTGA